Below is a genomic region from Dechloromonas denitrificans.
AATCTGGCGATTGTCGAAAGCAGTTTTCAGCTTTTCGTAGAGGATGCGTTCGTGCGCTGCATGCATGTCGATCAGGACCAGGCCGCGTGCATTCTGGGCCAGCACGTAAATGCCGTGCAACTGGGCCAGGGCGTAGCCGAGCGGCGGACCGTCGCGGTCGACTGTCTCATTCGGGCTGAATTGCGGAGTGCTCGCCGGGTTGCCTGACGCGTAGGTCATTGTCCCGATATTTTGCGTGGCCTTGGCGAAGGCCAGGTAAGCGGCGGCGGCCGGTTCGGCCACGCCGAGGCTGCCCTGGTGGCGCAGGGGCGGCGCGTATTGGGCGTAAGCCGGGGCGGTGTGGCCGGTCGATGCTGACGGGCTGACTGTGTAGGCCTGAGGAGCGGTGCCGGGCAAGGTATCGGCCGGCACGGCCAGGTCGCGATTGTCGTTCTGTACCGGTGCGGCCAGCGTGCGCTGGATGGCGTGGAAAACGAACTGGTGCATGGCGCGTGAATCGCGGAAACGGACTTCCGTCTTGGCTGGATGCACATTGACGTCGACCAGTGCTGGATCGATGCTGACAAAAAGGCAGACGGCCGGCTGGCGGCTGCCGTGCAACACGTCGCGGTAGGCTTCGCGCAGCGCATGGCTGATGATCTTGTCGCGCACGAAACGGCCATTGACGAAGACGTACTGGCCATCCTTGGCGTCGCTGGCGCGGGTCGGGTCGATGGCAAAGCCGGCGATGGAAATCGGGCCGCTGGCGGCGTCGACCGCGCGAGCCGCGCCGAGAAAGTCGTCGCCGAGAATGTCTGCGATGCGGCGGGCGCTGTCGGCCGGGGCCAGCTGGAACAGGTTGCGACCGTTGTGGGTCAGGCTGAAGGCGACATCCGGCCGGGTCAGCGCCAGGCGTTTGACGGCATCGGCGCAATGGGCGAACTCGGTGCCCTCGGCCTTGAGGAATTTGCGCCGGGCCGGGGTGTTGTAATACAGGTCGCGCATTTCGACCACGGTGCCGGCCATCAGCGCCGCTGGTTCCGGCTCGGCGCCGGTTTCGGCTTTCAGTTTCCAGGCATGGCCCGCG
It encodes:
- the mutL gene encoding DNA mismatch repair endonuclease MutL; translation: MPTIARLPDLLISQIAAGEVVERPASVLKELLENSLDAGSKAVQVHLEEGGVKLIRITDDGCGIAKEQLALALTRHATSKIVSLDDLERVGTLGFRGEALASVASVARLAISSRERGAGHAWKLKAETGAEPEPAALMAGTVVEMRDLYYNTPARRKFLKAEGTEFAHCADAVKRLALTRPDVAFSLTHNGRNLFQLAPADSARRIADILGDDFLGAARAVDAASGPISIAGFAIDPTRASDAKDGQYVFVNGRFVRDKIISHALREAYRDVLHGSRQPAVCLFVSIDPALVDVNVHPAKTEVRFRDSRAMHQFVFHAIQRTLAAPVQNDNRDLAVPADTLPGTAPQAYTVSPSASTGHTAPAYAQYAPPLRHQGSLGVAEPAAAAYLAFAKATQNIGTMTYASGNPASTPQFSPNETVDRDGPPLGYALAQLHGIYVLAQNARGLVLIDMHAAHERILYEKLKTAFDNRQIATQALLIPAVFSAEPLDIAAVEEHSEALAELGFQITALGPNQLGVRSVPALLQSGDPAALARSLIGELREHGITQLATARRNELLATMACHGAVRARRQLSVPEMNALLRQMEETERAGQCNHGRPTWTELPLEQLDKLFLRGQ